The Lycium barbarum isolate Lr01 chromosome 9, ASM1917538v2, whole genome shotgun sequence genome has a segment encoding these proteins:
- the LOC132612213 gene encoding uncharacterized protein LOC132612213, producing the protein MAERFEAFNTGMGLVQEQNDSRGKVVRKNIVANLGNTLSLLPNTTSTPSNVSLAISPHLDPTYTIPQIPSTYTPDQVAIIPNPQFSITTAQFEKSKKNELTISPYRRPGKEIKSLYHEDLGKELHNLRKVINEELCSRNFQILKYEDLCVHPNVELPSGYKIPKFNTFDGKGDPVAHLKDYCSRLIGIGHNEVVRMRLFIQSLSGSALAWYTKQDFSKWLTWEDMTRGFVKQFEFNNGGDPHIADLLRVKKTPHESFQEYAIRWRLEASKIHPPLSERELISTFIQIQEDLYYDKLLGACAHNFSDLIRIGRELENAIQEGRITDSSATQAIHQTFQAEILGNLQSEMKENQFASATMHQAQCHKSHQIFQSYATMQCPRQQNSQQGYQRQFHQAQSSSQHKKKRKSFCFPTLNEPLANIFKRLSAKGILQPKKGFIPKHPPPNFDLSKSCAYHSNIQGHGIEECPALRFKIQSMIESGRIKLQLEPSTENIANTKTTVVKGDPSKLAPRHLKRKRVTSQAD; encoded by the coding sequence ATGGCAGAGAGATTTGAAGCTTTCAACACCGGTATGGGTTTGGTGCAAGAACAAAACGATAGCAGGGGAAAGGTGGTTCGAAAAAATATTGTAGCCAATCTGGGAAATACCttaagccttcttcctaacacaacctCAACTCCCAGCAACGTTTCCTTAGCCATTTCGCCTCACTTAGATCCTACCTATACCATTCCACAAATACCTTCAACCTACACTCCCGATCAAGTAGCGATAATTCCTAATCCTCAATTTTCCATAACCACCGCTCAATTCGAGAAAAGTAAGAAAAACGAACTGACAATATCCCCATACAGGAGGCCTGGAAAGGAAATCAAGTCGCTTTACCATGAAGATTTGGGAAAAGAACTCCACAATTTGAGGAAAGTCATTAATGAAGAGCTATGTTCAAGGAATTTCCAGATTTTGAAGTATGAAGATTTGTGTGTGCATCCAAACGTTGAGCTTCCGTCAGGGTACAAAATACCTAAGTTTAACACTTTCGATGGGAAGGGAGATCCCGTCGCTCATTTAAAGGACTATTGCAGCAGATTAATTGGTATTGGACATAATGAAGTCGTACGAATGAGATTGTTCATTCAAAGTTTATCAGGATCAGCACTCGCTTGGTACACTAAACAAGATTTTAGCAAATGGCTTACGTGGGAAGATATGACCCGCGGATTTGTAAAGCAATTCGAGTTTAACAATGGAGGCGATCCGCACATAGCCGATTTGCTCAGAGTAAAGAAAACGCCACATGAGTCTTTCCAAGAATATGCGATACGATGGAGGttagaagcttcaaaaatacatccTCCATTGTCCGAGAGGGAATTGATCTCAACCTTCATCCAAATTCAGGAAGACTTATATTATGATAAGTTGCTCGGAGCTTGTGCACACAACTTCTCTGATTTGATTAGGATTGGTAGAGAACTAGAAAATGCCATTCAAGAAGGGAGAATTACAGATAGCTCAGCAACACAAGCCATTCACCAAACCTTCCAAGCGGAGATACTAGGAAATCTGCAAAGTGAAATGAAGGAAAACCAATTTGCTTCCGCGACTATGCATCAAGCGCAATGCCATAAAAGTCACCAAATTTTTCAATCTTATGCCACCATGCAATGTCCTCGTCAGCAAAACTCCCAGCAGGGCTACCAACGACAGTTTCACCAAGCACAATCAAGCTCTCAAcataaaaagaagaggaaatctTTTTGCTTCCCTACTCTAAATGAACCATTGGCAAATATATTTAAGAGGTTGAGTGCTAAGGGTATTCTACAACCAAAGAAGGGATTTATACCTAAGCATCCACCGCCAAACTTTGATTTATCTAAGAGTTGTGCTTATCACTCAAACATTCAAGGACATGGCATTGAAGAATGTCCAGCACTAAGATTTAAGATTCAAAGCATGATTGAAAGTGGCAGGATAAAGCTACAACTAGAGCCTTCAACCGAAAATATTGCAAACACAAAGACAACTGTTGTTAAGGGTGATCCATCGAAACTGGCACCGAGGCATTTGAAAAGAAAGCGTGTAACAAGTCAAGCAGACTGA